Proteins from one Ketobacter alkanivorans genomic window:
- a CDS encoding GGDEF domain-containing response regulator, translated as MMIPYENSYKTPTVLIVDDVPANLDVLVENLQQENIELVVALSGEEGYRLANEIKPDLILLDIMMPGVDGYETCRRLKATRETTDIPVVFLTAKDNERDIEQGLCLGAVDYISKPFSMPILKARLRNHLALKHKSNLLVQLACTDELTRVANRRHFDYVIERELSRAQRNQTDLSVIMIDVDHFKLFNDHYGHPEGDRCLKQVSRALSSVLHRPADLLARYGGEEFIVLLPETDADGAADIAEKLRQAVFSLSIPHQNSDSDDRVTISLGVATCRPKESQIVEDLLESADKALYQAKTHGRNRFTAACHSTHHN; from the coding sequence ATGATGATTCCCTACGAAAATAGCTATAAAACCCCAACCGTTCTGATTGTGGACGATGTACCGGCCAATCTGGACGTACTGGTGGAGAACTTGCAACAGGAAAACATAGAGCTGGTCGTGGCGTTGTCCGGCGAGGAAGGTTATCGGCTGGCCAACGAAATCAAACCTGACCTGATTCTGTTGGACATCATGATGCCCGGCGTGGACGGCTACGAAACCTGCCGCCGCCTGAAAGCCACTCGGGAAACCACCGACATTCCTGTTGTGTTCCTCACCGCAAAGGATAACGAGCGCGACATCGAACAAGGGCTGTGCCTGGGGGCTGTGGATTACATCAGCAAACCGTTCTCCATGCCGATTCTGAAGGCTCGCCTGCGCAATCATCTTGCGCTCAAGCATAAGAGCAACCTGCTGGTACAGTTGGCCTGCACCGACGAACTGACCCGCGTCGCCAACCGACGCCACTTTGATTACGTCATCGAGCGCGAGCTATCACGGGCACAACGCAATCAGACTGATCTGTCTGTCATCATGATTGATGTGGATCACTTCAAGCTATTCAACGACCACTACGGTCACCCCGAAGGGGATCGCTGCCTGAAACAGGTATCCCGTGCGCTCAGCAGTGTCTTGCATCGCCCCGCTGACTTATTGGCCCGTTATGGAGGCGAGGAATTCATCGTACTACTGCCAGAGACCGACGCTGACGGTGCCGCCGATATCGCTGAAAAATTACGTCAGGCCGTGTTCTCTTTATCGATCCCCCATCAGAATTCCGATTCTGATGATCGCGTCACCATCAGCCTGGGGGTAGCAACCTGCCGACCGAAAGAATCACAAATCGTAGAAGACTTGCTAGAATCAGCAGATAAGGCGCTCTATCAGGCGAAAACTCATGGCCGTAACCGGTTCACCGCCGCCTGCCACTCAACTCACCATAACTAG
- a CDS encoding sigma-54-dependent transcriptional regulator: MPVNPTVLMVDDQPDNLDVLVNYLADSGLELVVATDGEQALQLAAQCRPDLVLLDVMMPGLDGFSVCERLKSQPHTQDVVVIFMSALTDTQSKVKGFAVGAIDYVSKPLQREEVLARIQAHLTIRQQQAELQQKNQQLEALNRDLQDQMEQRQRAEAALHLADQKLSALTRQEAERWGIDAFVGQSQMTKALLDEVRSLQQAPRTNVLVLGESGTGKELISRAIHFGSPRRDKPFVAVNCSAIPSELADAEFFGHTKGAYTGATHDRHGYFMQADGGTLFLDEIGDMPLPLQAKLLRVLEDGLVTPIGGRHSRKADVRVVAATNVNLAEKVRDKAFRQDLFFRLSGYQIAVPALRNRVSDIPPLVEHFLIRLGSQMGRERPTISPDAMSALSRYAYPGNVRELRNLVEYALIASRGKTIDVDHLHFLHSQPPQSEPAVATVVAAEPEDEPLPQLEFLAATASNPNQEAMLLAFVREHGRIDNTAAQTLLDVSHSRASYLLKKLYKDGHLLKQGERRWSYYVAQ; the protein is encoded by the coding sequence ATGCCTGTTAACCCAACCGTGCTGATGGTGGATGATCAACCCGACAACCTGGATGTCTTGGTGAACTATCTGGCCGACAGCGGGTTGGAACTGGTGGTGGCAACCGATGGCGAGCAGGCATTGCAACTGGCGGCGCAGTGCCGCCCTGATCTGGTTTTGCTGGATGTGATGATGCCGGGACTGGATGGATTCAGTGTATGCGAACGTTTGAAGTCCCAGCCACACACACAGGATGTGGTGGTGATTTTCATGAGTGCACTGACGGACACCCAAAGTAAGGTGAAGGGCTTTGCGGTGGGGGCGATCGATTACGTAAGCAAACCCCTGCAGCGGGAGGAGGTTCTGGCCCGTATTCAGGCGCACCTTACCATCCGGCAGCAGCAGGCGGAGTTACAGCAGAAGAACCAACAACTGGAAGCGTTGAACCGCGATCTGCAGGATCAGATGGAGCAACGTCAACGGGCCGAAGCGGCGTTGCATCTGGCCGATCAAAAACTGTCGGCACTTACTCGACAGGAGGCGGAGCGCTGGGGTATTGATGCCTTTGTTGGGCAGAGTCAAATGACCAAGGCGCTGTTGGACGAAGTGCGCAGTTTGCAGCAGGCGCCCCGTACCAATGTGCTGGTGCTGGGTGAAAGTGGAACAGGCAAAGAGCTGATCTCCCGTGCGATTCACTTCGGTAGCCCGCGCCGTGACAAACCCTTTGTGGCGGTGAACTGCTCGGCCATTCCATCCGAGCTGGCGGATGCTGAATTTTTTGGTCACACCAAGGGGGCGTACACAGGTGCGACCCATGATCGCCATGGCTATTTCATGCAGGCGGATGGCGGTACATTGTTTCTGGATGAAATCGGGGACATGCCGTTGCCGTTACAGGCCAAACTATTACGAGTGCTGGAAGACGGATTGGTGACCCCCATTGGCGGCCGTCACAGTCGCAAAGCGGATGTGCGGGTGGTGGCGGCTACAAACGTGAATCTGGCGGAGAAAGTTCGCGATAAAGCCTTCCGTCAGGATCTGTTTTTTCGGTTGTCCGGGTATCAGATCGCTGTGCCGGCGCTACGCAATCGGGTGAGTGATATCCCCCCGCTGGTAGAGCACTTTCTGATACGGCTGGGCAGTCAGATGGGGCGTGAACGACCCACTATCAGCCCTGATGCGATGAGCGCTCTGAGCCGTTATGCCTATCCGGGCAATGTGCGGGAGCTGCGCAACCTGGTGGAATATGCGCTGATCGCCAGTCGTGGTAAAACCATCGATGTAGACCATCTGCATTTTCTGCACAGCCAGCCCCCACAATCTGAACCTGCAGTGGCCACTGTGGTTGCGGCGGAACCCGAAGATGAACCGTTGCCGCAATTGGAATTTCTGGCGGCGACCGCGAGTAACCCCAATCAAGAGGCCATGTTGTTAGCATTTGTGCGTGAACACGGGCGGATCGATAACACTGCGGCTCAGACCTTGTTGGATGTTAGCCACAGTCGAGCATCGTATCTGTTGAAAAAACTTTATAAAGACGGACATCTGTTGAAGCAAGGCGAGCGGCGCTGGAGTTACTACGTGGCGCAATAA